Proteins from one Malaya genurostris strain Urasoe2022 chromosome 2, Malgen_1.1, whole genome shotgun sequence genomic window:
- the LOC131431905 gene encoding vacuolar protein sorting-associated protein 16B, producing the protein MESKDDEYWNDTASKSFNFDDDEVAVLEVPSTTRQSIFGEDSASEVNYASNQHELPLHMIISNVDLADVLDDQSRNEKALPKGISLEEEVKLLRKKIQQLSYAPSISTVLATVALGKPCTLEMFRSLREKEELLDEAIACGNGNAILKVVLFLERTLKKKLFYRLLQTRPEAVNHYVNYMAVRLRVTECTDLLVFLGRHHEASLLQFSVYVRSTSNIEFKRQRLKKIYADYFSQPGANVFYAQLVANYINLIEFQIAEQHSNGLNVGSILDQSVLNTLFYVCGRYKWGDTSLQTNENPFKLVEAHQVAQSQFEWIALNERARRQAWLDFEHIFEKKAWLNLKQKSFNIHIPLDKTILRLFALHAPDPVLSNFLSKVEDPQRRLVLARKVNAKKTIIDALVALKDRIELESYRNSLDAGTEERFYAENAIKSLNKWKSDAIKLIK; encoded by the exons ATGGAATCTAAAGATGACGAATATTGGAACGATACAGCCAGTAAATCATTTAACTTTGATGACGATGAG GTTGCCGTTCTGGAAGTTCCCAGTACCACCCGGCAAAGTATTTTTGGCGAAGACAGTGCATCCGAGGTGAATTATGCCAGTAATCAGCACGAACTGCCTCTGCATATGATAATCTCTAATGTTGATCTGGCAGACGTTCTGGACGATCAATCGCGGAACGAAAAAGCATTACCAAAAGGAATTAGCTTAGAGGAGGAAGTGAAATTGCTTAGAAAAAAGATACAGCAACTGAGCTATGCTCCCTCGATAAGCACGGTATTGGCAACGGTCGCTCTAGGGAAACCCTGTACGTTGGAAATGTTCCGCTCGCTACGGGAGAAAGAAGAGCTACTTGACGAAGCAATCGCATGTGGAAATGGGAACGCCATTCTGAAAGTGGTTCTGTTTCTGGAACGAACCCTGAAGAAAAAGCTGTTCTACAGATTATTGCAAACCCGTCCCGAAGCTGTCAATCACTATGTGAACTATATGGCAGTTCGACTGAGGGTCACCGAATGTACAGATTTATTGGT GTTCCTTGGCAGGCATCATGAAGCTAGC TTACTACAATTTTCCGTCTATGTCCGAAGCACCTCAAACATTGAGTTCAAGCGACAAAGATTAAAAAAGATCTATGCCGATTACTTTTCACAACCAGGAGCGAACGTCTTCTACGCTCAACTTGTGGCGAATTACATTAATCTAATAG AGTTCCAAATAGCTGAACAGCATTCAAACGGTTTGAACGTCGGTTCCATCTTGGATCAGTCTGTTCTGAATACACTATTCTATGTCTGTGGGCGATACAAATGGGGAGACACTTCGCTGCAGACTAACGAGAATCCTTTCAAACTAGTAGAAGCGCACCAAGTAGCCCAATCGCAATTCGAGTGGATCGCATTGAATGAACGCGCGAGACGGCAAGCTTGGCTCGACTTTGAACACATTTTCGAGAAGAAAGCATGGCTCAATTTGAAGCAGAAATCATTCAACATACACATTCCACTGGACAAAACCATCCTGCGCCTATTTGCTCTACACGCACCCGATCCAGTGTTGAGCAATTTTCTCAGTAAAGTGGAAGACCCTCAGCGAAGGTTGGTTTTGGCGAGAAAAGTCAATGCGAAAAAAACGATCATTGATGCACTGGTAGCTTTAAAGGATCGCATTGAACTAGAGAGCTATCGGAACTCATTGGATGCTGGAACCGAAGAGCGATTTTATGCTGAAAACGCTATTAAATCGCTG AACAAGTGGAAGAGTGATGCCATTAAACTGATCAAATGA